A segment of the Meriones unguiculatus strain TT.TT164.6M chromosome 10, Bangor_MerUng_6.1, whole genome shotgun sequence genome:
tttctctcctccttctcctcttctttttgggacaggatttcactgtgtaggtctagctggcctggaactggctatgtacaccaggctggtcttgaactcatggagatctacctacctctacCCTCCAAGTGCTGGCATCAAGGGAGTGTGCCTATGTGCCTCAATACCTAGCTCTCtaccattttctttccttttattaggtttttacatttatttttatgtataggAAGGCAGGAGACATGATGAAGGATGTTGCGCCAGAGAGCAGAGCCTGCATGGAAACATGATGTGCAGCTGATAGGCCTTCGTATATTACATTAGAAAGCCATCCTCACGCCGCGAAACTGATGACACGGCCGTGTTTTAATCGTTCCCACCAGACCACTGTAATGGGTTGCACACCCTCGATTCAGCGTGACAGACTGCATTTTCTAAATAATTGCACAGAAAATTCACAGTTTTGCATCATTTTCATTCCATAGGCTGTTGCAACAACCAAAGCAAATCTGAGTTAGAAATATGTCTTGAGGGAGCCGTCACGATGAGTTGGTTGGTGACAATACCTACTGGgaaagcctgaccacctgagttcaatgcTGGGCCTTAGaaaagggtggaaggagagacaggacCCCAGAGTTGTCCTGTGACTTCAACACACACCCCATAGCATCTGAGGGCCCCGTCAATAAAACTTTCCAAAAAAAAGTCTTGTATATGTTTAGCAAATAATGTCAGTTATACTGTCCTCTGGGTGCTTATCATTTAAGGACACAGTACATTTCACCACAGCGGTCCTTCGGGTAGAACGCAGGGCCTCAGACTTGGCAACAAGCTCCCTTTCTATTGAGCTACCTTTCTGGCccatgaaatttaatttttaagtgttGGTCTGGGTTTTCAACTGAGAAAAGACAGGTCACCAACAAGATGAGCCATGGTGGGTTCTGACACAATTTGGACACATAGTAGCACTCAGCTGTGCCATTAACATCATGAACCACACAtcctttgcttctgtttctgtttacATACCTGCCCTGAAAAAGCTTAGTCCTCTTCCATGGATCTAGCTGCCACCAAAATCTGGATGGCTGTAAAAAACATACTCCTTCATAGTCTGGGCCTGACCCTTAAGCCTGCAATTCCACCTATCTTCAAGTGGAGCTGTCCCAGGGTCCTAGAGACGCTTGGCAGAAGCTTACCCCTACACTGTGGCTGGCTGAGTCATGGTGCTGCTTGGTAACTCAGGCTGGAGTCTGGAagcatgtgtgagtgttttcTTTCTCACTTCAGCTGCTGAGATCCATCTCCACAGCTTCTAATTCTAtctgtcccaggctggccttgaacctgacaCCCTCCTACTTGAGACTCAAGAGCGCTGTGGTTTACAAGTGCGTCCCGATGCTTGGCTGGAATTTCCATTTCTTCACGGTCCCTGTGCATCACCTAAGCAGGCAGACATGTTTTGTTTCTGACCATCACCCCAAACtggctctttttcatttttttaaaagcagttgCAAGACAAAGCAACAGCTTTGTTACAGAGCTATGCATATAATTGGGATTTAAAAATAGTGTTGTATGCATGTGATATTTTGCCTGaatatgtgtctgtgcaccaaAGTGGTGctcatagaggccagaaaaggaagtCGGATCTCTTGGAAATGGAATTTCAGGTGGTTGTGAATgcccacgtgggtgctaggagtagaacttgggtcatctggaagaacaCATAATGCTCTTCTCTATCTTGGACCACCTTCCCAACCCAAaaaccatttctttttaaaaaatttttaacgTTTAGTTTTCTTGTCAGGAGGAATTATTCCTAGTTTCATTATACAGGGCATCTGTTAGTAAGCTTCCACGCTGCTGCCTTCTGCAAGGTTTTTGCTCCTCCAAGGTTCTTGCGCTGCTTTCTCACCCCCTCAAGCACTTgcttttctccccctccctctgtggCCATTTATAATGTGCTACCGAAACGATTATGGCACCTGCAGCTTCTGTTCACACATGCACGGCACAAATGTGCATCTCTACCGCCTCCTTTCCAAGTTTCCTACTCATCTTATCTTGCAAAGACACTTGATTCCTAATTCTCTAATCTGCGTTTTGTTCCTGTGATCAATACAGACAAAGGCACattaggggaggaaagggtttatttcgctTACACTTGCCAGTCACAGTCCCTTATTGAAGAAGTCATGGCCAGGATTCATTCACAGCAAAACCCATGAAGGAATGCTGTTCACTGGCTCATGCTCAGTTGCCTTTCTTCTAATGACCAGGACTACCAGCCTaagaatggtaccacccacagagGGTTGCGCCTCCTTAAACCAACCATCAATCAAGACCATGCTTCATGGAGGCTTTTGTTTATGCCTGTGCGATTGAGGCAGTCCTTAAACTGAGGTTTTGTCTCCTGAGGTCACTCTAGGGTGTCAGGTTGAGGCACTCCTAGCAGGTGTAGGACTCTAATGTGGAAAATGGGACTTTGGAAGAGACCAACACAAATAGAAGTCTCTTCCTTCCTGCTTGTAATTGAGAAGTAAAACACATACATCTTGTTTAACTgtagagggaaaaacaaaacaaagtaaacagggaaggaagcaaatgctTGAGGTGAGGGAGATTGACAGGGAACAGAGACCCAAGGGAGTCATGTGAGCATCAGAGAGACAGTGTTTCTAGGCAAAGGAAAGACAGCTGCCAGGCCCAAAGCTTACCTCCGTGGCTTACAGTCCTACAGCTGAGAGCTTGGGCCATCCCAGATAATACTGCGGGGTTTGGGTGAGATAGCCAAAACCCCACTGAGTACAGAATAGCCACAGCTTGCCATTCTATAACTCCTTGATGTTGATTTGGTAACTTGTTCAGCACAACAATCTCGAATCTCTTCATGAAAAGTTGTGTCCCAGTGTCTACACACCACAGGACTGCAGGACTCTTGTTATGAAGTGAAAGACAGGCAAAAGAGGTACCCTGCTAGCGTCCCAGCTTTATAATGTGACCTCAAGTCCCTTCTCCCATTTGAACATTTGTCCATCAAGCTGAACTTTAATCACTCAAGCGTGATCCGTCTAAACATTTCTCGTAAGCGCTCCCACAGATACCCATCTATTTTAAAGCTGGCCTGGGATCCTTTCCAGTCAGTGGTTCCACATGTGCCCCACACATTCAGACTTGAGACTCTGTCACAATCGGTACCTATTTTTATATGCTTATGTCCGGTGTAGACAAGCCATTCATAAACCTCATCACTGATACACAGGGTATCATGCTTGATGCAAAGGTCAGCAATTACTTGCAGCTCCTCTCTGGTATATACCTACACATATTAAAGGGAAGGGCACAGTCAGTTATTCTACACGAGAGAAAGCAGTGAGTCCCAGCCTGTGTAAGCAGAGAGGCTCACTTACCTTGCCAATGGGGTTATGTGGAGTATTTAATATAATGGCTTTCGTTTTGGAACTAAATTTACTTTCCAGTTCCCGAGGATTGAATGTCCAGTCAGAGCTAGACCACTTCATCCCATCAGTAGGTTTCTAGGCAAGAAGAATAAAGATGTGATTTGAACAAATTAAGATGTGATTTGAACAAATTAATTCATGTTTACCGTCTTACAAACAACCTAATGAAGAAAGAAGATTAGAAACAGACCTGACAAAGGTAACTGAATAAATGACTAAcaaagaacacaaacacaaataatcaGGCTCTAATTCAACCTCAAGAACCCAGAGGACCCAAGCCTTCTGCATAGACCCATTAAAGGAAACAATGAATCCCGTCAGCACAACAGCTGTTGTTCCTTCCCAGAAGCCAGCTGTAACTATGGGCAACTGTGACACTGTAAGGCCGACAGAAGATTCTGTGAGTTATCTCAGTTAAGGTATTCATTATTTTCAAAAGATTTAAGATACATCTTCAGTGACTAAGTAACTGCTATTTTACAACATTCTTCAAGCCCATAGATGGACAGGGGACTTACGGATCTCAGGGGAATAAACACGGGCGTCGCTCCGGCCATTCTCACCATGGGCTCATAACAGTCATAAAAAGGCACCATAATTATCACCTGAGATAAACGCAAATAAGAACACAGGATATCAGCTAGCAATTCATCTCATGTGTGAGGCGTGTTGCTAAGTGATGCAGCAACGGAAAAGACAGGCCTGGTCTTTGTGGAGCCAATGTGTGAGTGCAAAAGACCTTAAATGTGAATGCACCCAGGGAGTCAAAGCTGGAGTTCTTGGACATACAGCGGGGACATTCAAAATTGTCTAGTATTATAGGCACACACAGATTTAACTGGGACCTGGACTGCTCATCATACTCTCAAACTGATGTTCTAACCAAAACTTAAGGATGTTTTTTTGTATTTCAAGTTGGAAAGTAGAAGGTAGGCAGTGATAGAGGCGGGATTTTAGGAACGGCACTGCAATGTTTTCTACAATGGAGTGCTAatttcaaaacagtagcaaaccTGTGAGCAAAAACAATGTTGTGTTTGTGTAAATAGTTATCCATTTTCAGCTGGTCAGCTGAATGAGTTCTCATGATTGCTATCTCCAGAcgaaagaaaataagcatttttacaaacacacacacaaactaatgTTCCTATTgaatctctttcttctctctctgtgtgtatgtatgtgagcttGTGTGTAGGGGCTGCATGCCAGCCACATAGAAAGTTAGAGATCAGTCTGACTACAgactaccctgtctcaaaaacaaacaaacaaaaacaagcaaaccaactAACAACTAACTAACTACATTACACTGCACTGCAAAGGGAACAAACCTCGCAGACATAATAATGAATGGGGAAAAAAGTTCAAGAGCTTGTATGGTATCATTCCAGCTTCTATCAAGGTAAATGAGCCATGAGAAGGAGAAGAGGTGCAGAATATAGAATACTGGTTAATCCAGGGAGAACACCCACTGGGAAAGGGCTCAAGGTCTCTGGATTCCAGGAAGGTGCAATGTCTTTATGTTCGCTGTAGTGTGTGGCAATTTATGCCACTCTGCGTTGGCTTGGTAACGCGACTGCACCGTCATTAGACTTCAAAATGGAttgaaagtaaaaaagaaaggagCAAGATGAGGAAAAGGTCCAACATGGGACAGAAGCATTGAGTAGGTGTTATGACAGGGTTCACGTACTTACTTCATCTCCTGGGTCAACCAGTCCTTGAATGGCATTAAAAAGAGATCCATATGCCCCGACTGTCACAATGATTTCTTCATTTGGATCAATTTGTTTTTGATAAATTTTTTCATATAAGCAGGAAAGAGCTTTCACAAGTGATGGATGACCCTATTGTAGTAAagattaagacaaaacaaaaacccaccttGAAATTCACTATGAAAGCTACTTCTTTGAGGTAATGTAACAATAAAAtgtaacaatttttaaattttagcttATATCTAGCATTACCCCcaaatgtgtattttttaaaaggtttattttactcATATAGGTATTTTGCCTACACATGCTCATGGGCACCACATGACTGcagtggaggccaaaagagggtactGGATGCCCTGAGCCTGAAGTGACAGGCAGGTGTGAGCCCCcgtgtaggtgctgagaattgaacccaggtcctctgaaagagcaacaagagATCTTACTCACTGGGTCATCCCTCCAGACTCCAGATTTGTGTAGCAATAAACTTGAAAAGCTTTTGAGGGTTTCTCTATGAATGGTTATGAAAACTTGAGACTGATGAAAAGTGTCCACAAAAGAGAAGGTTTGGAAATACAGAATTTTGAATTATTTGTTTTGAATAGAAATAAATTCCCTGTACATTTATAATAGCACAAAAATTCCCAAGTGAAAGTAAATGTAAAAATCCTGCATTCGCTACATCTCCCAAATCTGCTTTTCACAATTGCTGGGGAGGTTCTGCCCACCACGGACTAAGAGAAGGAAAACCAAATTCACCAAGGACATTCAAGCTAGTGTGGCTGATGGCTATCAGTACCAGGAAACAAAGTATCCACTGATGAAAAAAAAGTTAACAAGGACAGTGATTGCCTTAAGATGCAAAAGAGAAGATGATAAATGCATTAAGTGTGAGATATGTAATAATTCTCATATTTAGAGGCTGCGAGCACAGCTCAGTATGGAATAGACTATAGGAAATcgataaaaataagcaaatagcaTTTTCCTCtcacatttctttggaagcttcaAGCTCCTCTCTTTTATCATAGCTCTCCAAATATATCACAGGTTACTGTGAATTATAATCCCTCTCTGAGGTGTAGAAGACTAGAAATTTTTCCTTCCATCTCACCAGGTCTCAGTATCTGTTACTtaatctccctgtctctttccactTGCTCTTCTTGGCCTCTAGAAATCACTCTTCAAATCTCATCTTCCTTTAGATCTGCATTTTCTAGCTTTTACATAAGACAAAATATTCAGCGTCTGCCTTTTGCGTCTGCCTCATTATTCCAGTTTACACGATGTCTGCCAATTCCATCCATTTTGCTGCAGACGTCTGGTTTTCATTCTGTCTGTGGCAGAATAATAGTCTACCGGGGAAGGGGCCATATTTCtcctattcttctgttgatggtcACCTAGTCTGATTCAGTATCTTAGTTTCAGTAAGCATGGGTATGGGTATCTCTGATATGCCGACTTCATTTTCTTTGCATATAAAGCTAgacatttttatgtgtgttgctcctttgaaattttttttttaacatttattttttgtgtttggggaggGGCGGTATCCATGATACCCTGTGCATCTGTGGAGGTTAGAAAACTACTGCAcagttgtttctttccttccaccaggtGTGGCCCAAGGATCAAACTGAGGTTTTCAGCCTTGACACCGAGTGCCTTCAGCCATTGAGACAGTTCACTACTTACACTGCCTTTCATGGCGCCTGCGCTAATCGACAGGAACATCAATAGTGTGGgggagattttctttctttctccctcttctttgttgtgttttgctttttaaataataacCATTCTGACTGGGCGGagagtctttcttttttctttccctttttttttttttttttttttgttcattttgggctcactttgtagaccaggctggcctcaaactcacagcaatccgcctgcctctgcctccctgagtgataggattacaggcgtgcaccacttcATCCGGCTCGGATTTATTTGCATTTCGTTTGATGTTTAGTGACAGTAAACGCATTTGTCTATTTTTGCTATGTTACCTGGTAGCTTTGGGAACCTTATAAAAAATCATATCCTACACCAGTAGCTTGATGTATTTCCCTTATATTTTCTTCTACAACTGCCATAGTTTCAGGTCTGATATGGGGGCTTACAGACTGgtcagtgagtgagtgagtgtgctaTCTAGctgtatgtcaacttgacacaagcttaaGTCATTTGGAGAGAGGGAACCTCAAGTGAGAAAATGCACCCCTCTCCGACTGGCTGATGGACAAGACTATgctttttttgtggttgttgtttgtttttgactgatGATGGGTGTGATTGAGCTGGGAGGACCCATCTCACTGCCGGCAGTGCTCTATCTgctctggtggtcctgggtgctctaagaaagcaggctgccaAGTCATGggaagcaagacagtaagcagcacccctccatggcctctgcatcagctcctgcctccaggttcctgacttgaGTTCCTTTCCTGGCTTCCCTGGATGATAGGCTAcaagttgtaagatgaaataaaccctttccccaagttgcttttggccgtGGTATTTTACCATAGCAATAGACATCCTAATGAAGACAGTGAGACCATGAGGGCCCTCGGACAGTCCTGTTGTTTCCCCCTGTGCTCCCATCCCTGTGCAGACTATTTGGACTTCTCTAGTGCAAAGTTAATCTTACTCTAAGAAATGTCTGGATACCTGAACAGTCTAGCACAGAATGATGGCTAGGGGCTTAAAAAGGAAGCAAGCATCTAGGGGGTTAAGAAGCTAGTCCTACAGCTCCAGGAGCATTAATGAGATAGCAAACACGTGGTGAGAGAATATTTTCCCTTCCCTTAATGTCCTGAGATTTCATTTCAGAACAGTAGTCAATGAAGAGCCAAAAAGGGAGTGTGAAAGGACCGGAAGAAGGAGAAGGCCTATCCTAAGAGATAAGGGCAAGGGGCTCCTGAGCTTCCAGGCTGGGACAGTTCATCTTCGAAAGTCAATTTCCTTTAAGGAAGAGGGGttcacacccacacacccccacactcCAGCATGAGGTATCAGTGCACACCCCACACGGCCCTGATAGACTCACAAAGCCCCTCGTGTACTGATTCAGGTTATCAGCTAGTGCAGCCTTTGATAATTCTTCTTTTACATATGAAGGAGGGGAGATATCTGGAAGGCCTTGTCCAAGATTCACAACAGAAGGATCTGCAGCCAACTTAGTGAATTCaaccctgattaaaaaaaaaaaaaaaaaaaaaaaaaacaacacaaaagtaAGAAGTACTATAATTATAGAGTTAGCATCAATATCATATGTTCACattataaaaccaaaaaaaaattggaCTTCAGTCTTAGAGATTAAAAATGAGTTCCCAACAAAAATGTTACTACCAATAAGATGAATTTACCTAGCAAATGATTGTTGAGACAATGCCCTTAACTTTCCGAGAGAGTTCAATTCAGGGACGTTCATATTTgagtatgaatatatgtatgaagacatatatacatagatatatggtTATATGTAAGATACACACAGTTGGTGGAGCTGTTACCAGTTTTTCTTAACAACTGCTAAAAGGAGAGCTAATAAGAAAAGTTTAGCCGAGTGTGAGGCACACCCATAAACTCGTAATCCCTGTAAAtggctataatcccagtactggggaacCTGAGGCAAGCTGATCaagagtttgagtccagcctgggctacacacatAGCAAGGTCCTAGttcaagaaaaaaagcaaaggaaacagtTTGATGCAAATTTCATGAAGGCCATCAGTCAACCTTTTCTCTACCATGTATGCAGTGCTAGTCCCAAGAGCAGCTAAATGAGTAAATCAGCACCTGTATTCAAGGATGGCTAGCGGCCAACCATTTACTCTTAATGGGGACGTAAATGAATGGCGTCATTACTGGACTGCAGCTGAAGTTAAAAATCCAGTGTAGGGGAGCACAGGAAAGCTCACCCACGACTGTCTGTCAAGGACACTCACCACACATTGCTGTCCAGGCCTTCGATTCGTTTGGCATTTTTGAATTTCAAAGCCATTTTCTGAAAGATATATTGAAAGGTTCTTTGAATTATTTAGTCAAAATCCAAAGCGGTCAGTAACAATGGGccactctccttttccctctgttACCTTGTAAAGGGTACCATAGGAGGAAGTTTTAGAGCCCAACGCAAAGTCCTAAGGAGTCCAGTTCTTCCCCACTGCTCTACAGAATGCTCTTCCTTGTCATCATCACATCTTCACAGTCTCACCCAAGGACAAGAATACCACCCCAGCACAAAGAGCTAATCACTTTGAAGGGATGAAACACACTCAAGAGCTCAACAACAATACCAAATAAAAAAGTTTCAAGAGAATCTTGAGCCATGCTACGAAGTTGCATAATTTATTATGCACACAGAGTTCTATAAGAAGTTTCTCCTATGGCCTACAGGAAGAACTCAATAAATGGTCTCAAACTCCTTAACACTGGGTTACAGATAATGGTAGCTAGAATTAGGAAGCAATGCTTTTGTGCCAGGCACTGTTCTGTGTGCTTCACATAATTTACTTTGTTAACGTTCATATCAGCCCTTATGTCGCATTGTGAATCCCACTTATGAATGAGCAAAGTTGAGGTACCATGAAGGTGAGTTGAAAAAAACTTTTCACATCTGCCAAAGTTCATAAAACAGTCTCACAGCGGCTCAGCCCAGGATTTGAGCCCATGATCTTTCTATAGCCCATCCTTATACTATCTTCTACTGTCTTTCACATATAAGACTTTCTAAAAATACGGCTGGAAGGTGCTGCTAAAGATAGAGCAGTCATTCCCATCAGGTCTACGCACAGCAGCGAGCTAAGGCTGTACCAGGAAATACTGGAAGTTATAATTATCATACCATATATAATAAGGTATGTTCTTTCAATTCAAAAGCTACGTATGTTTCGACTATCTCGCAAAGGTATTGGATTAGCTTTAAGTCCTTTGTAAGCAGGCtggtggaaataaaaaaaaatgattgacaGCATTTTTTGCAATGAATTTTATAATAGAATATTAAAGCAATTTTAATTCAATCTGGGAGAAAGATAATGATAATGGTTATTAAATAGACCATTGTTCTCATTCTATTTCCAATAACCATACTGAAGAAATAACTTTCTCCGGCTCCTATTTGTAACTTTCGAAACTCCACTGAAGGGAATCACAAGCAAATTCTCTGGAGGCTAACCCTCTGGAGGCTAGCATTTTGATGAAGTCCCGCCTGAACATAATGCGACTCTAGAGAATACAATTATAAAACTCAAAAGACAGAAGAAGATATATTCATGAAaggcctttctctctttctgaaacAATGTTGAGAACTTAATGATTCATTCAGCACGTGACCAGAAATACAAAGTAGATTCACATATAAAAAAGCCAGGtctgggagatggcttagtgggtaaagcactTTCTTTGtgagcctgatggcctgagttcagatcccaagcaCCCACGTAGAAGTCAGGCTCTCACATGGCCTGTGACTCCaacatggggaacagaggtaGGAAGATACCCCCTGGCCCAGTCCATGTGAAACACAGAGCTTCAGAGCAATCGATGAGAGACCCTGCAAAACAAGAAGGTAGAGAGCAACTGAGAAAAATACCCTGCATTGTCTGTGGACCTCCAGACTCCCATTCATGGGCACATGTGCCCCTTCCACATGTACCATCCCCctaaaaagcatgcaacagacaACATAGACATGAAGAACAACTGAATTTCAAATTTGTTCAGCTGAGGTAAAAAGGCACACTTTGACTCAGTTTTATTCAAAGTCTGTGTCTGAGTCAGCCACTTCCCTCAGCTGCCTCCCCTCCATCATAGTTCCAGGCCTCAATCAGCCTACATCCTCAAATACTTGTTCTCTCCTACTCTGCACATAGTCTTTCCTCTAACAAACTGTCTTTCTGCATCAGCATCTCTCTGCCTCACTATAGAGTGCAGTCTTTCCCAACCTTCCGAATGCTGTGACccactgaaaatataaatatccGATATGcaggattgattgattgattgattgattgatttcctcCAAAGACAGTAATGGAACCTAGCTCATCCATACTGGGGCTGCTGTGGGGAGCCTGGGGGACTGGAGTAAGAGTCCTGACATCAGCAAAAGGCAGACCACTGCCCGCTTTCCTGGACCTGCTTGTCATGGTGCATGAAGCCACCCCGAGTCCCACCCATGCTGCCCCCAGGAGATAATGTAGCCTGGTAGCCAGGTTAAACTTCCCTTCCTCCTATAAGGCCACGTCCGGCAGCAGCGCCTGGAATTCCTCTTTACACAAATGAGGCATCCCAGCACCCTGGCCCCTGTCAGTGATACACACTTAGCCCAAAAGTCCCTACTCCCACCCCCAAAGGTTGAAGTAGCCTCTGTTTCCCCAGTTAAGggagctgtctcactgaagctcTCTTCTGGGAAGTCTGCTTCTCAACATGCTCACAGAGGTCTCTCACTGCTAACTGTTCCTGGCCCTGGGTGCCCCTCTCAGCATCCACCAGTTGCAGTGGTGCCATAACGGGCTGGAGACTGAACGGCAGCCTGCTACTTAGCTTTCCTCAGAGACCACTAATTTCATCTACAACTACCTTCACAGCATACCCACACTGGTGTTTGAACAGATACTTGGGTACTTGAATATCTCTCAGCAAAGCTGATATCATCAGAGACCACGACACAGCTCTAAGCCTGCCACACAGTGAGTTTTCAACAAACatgatgaatggaaaaaaaattcatttatgttATAGTGTCACAGAAGTTGAACACTTAGGTCGACCAGCTTAAGTTAATTTATGCTGCAGTAATAAAGGACCCAATGgttttcatctgtgtgtgtgtgtgtgtttgggtgtgcaGCTCAGAAGATAACTGGGTGTTGGTCCTTGCTATATCTGAGACAGGGCTCTTGTTTGCCTCTGTGAATCCCTCACTAGCTCCTGAGTTTCTgtgggattctcctgtctcagcctcccatccTCC
Coding sequences within it:
- the Kyat3 gene encoding kynurenine--oxoglutarate transaminase 3 isoform X1, with translation MFLAQRRLSSLCCRAKPVKTIYSPKAPGLSTSAKMALKFKNAKRIEGLDSNVWVEFTKLAADPSVVNLGQGLPDISPPSYVKEELSKAALADNLNQYTRGFGHPSLVKALSCLYEKIYQKQIDPNEEIIVTVGAYGSLFNAIQGLVDPGDEVIIMVPFYDCYEPMVRMAGATPVFIPLRSKPTDGMKWSSSDWTFNPRELESKFSSKTKAIILNTPHNPIGKVYTREELQVIADLCIKHDTLCISDEVYEWLVYTGHKHIKIATFPGMWERTVTIGSAGKTFSVTGWKLGWSIGPSHLIKHLQTVQQNSFYTCATPLQAALAQAFWIDIKRMGDPECYFNSLPKELEVKRDRVARLLSSVGLKPIVPDGGYFIIADVSSLGADLSDMKSNEPYDYKFVKWMTKNKKLSAIPVSAFCDSESKPQFEKLVRFCFIKKDSTLDAAEEIFMAWDNKQKS
- the Kyat3 gene encoding kynurenine--oxoglutarate transaminase 3 isoform X3, which encodes MALKFKNAKRIEGLDSNVWVEFTKLAADPSVVNLGQGLPDISPPSYVKEELSKAALADNLNQYTRGFGHPSLVKALSCLYEKIYQKQIDPNEEIIVTVGAYGSLFNAIQGLVDPGDEVIIMVPFYDCYEPMVRMAGATPVFIPLRSKPTDGMKWSSSDWTFNPRELESKFSSKTKAIILNTPHNPIGKVYTREELQVIADLCIKHDTLCISDEVYEWLVYTGHKHIKIATFPGMWERTVTIGSAGKTFSVTGWKLGWSIGPSHLIKHLQTVQQNSFYTCATPLQAALAQAFWIDIKRMGDPECYFNSLPKELEVKRDRVARLLSSVGLKPIVPDGGYFIIADVSSLGADLSDMKSNEPYDYKFVKWMTKNKKLSAIPVSAFCDSESKPQFEKLVRFCFIKKDSTLDAAEEIFMAWDNKQKS
- the Kyat3 gene encoding kynurenine--oxoglutarate transaminase 3 isoform X2, whose protein sequence is MDWARGYLPTSVPHVGVTGHKMALKFKNAKRIEGLDSNVWVEFTKLAADPSVVNLGQGLPDISPPSYVKEELSKAALADNLNQYTRGFGHPSLVKALSCLYEKIYQKQIDPNEEIIVTVGAYGSLFNAIQGLVDPGDEVIIMVPFYDCYEPMVRMAGATPVFIPLRSKPTDGMKWSSSDWTFNPRELESKFSSKTKAIILNTPHNPIGKVYTREELQVIADLCIKHDTLCISDEVYEWLVYTGHKHIKIATFPGMWERTVTIGSAGKTFSVTGWKLGWSIGPSHLIKHLQTVQQNSFYTCATPLQAALAQAFWIDIKRMGDPECYFNSLPKELEVKRDRVARLLSSVGLKPIVPDGGYFIIADVSSLGADLSDMKSNEPYDYKFVKWMTKNKKLSAIPVSAFCDSESKPQFEKLVRFCFIKKDSTLDAAEEIFMAWDNKQKS